One region of Nycticebus coucang isolate mNycCou1 chromosome 10, mNycCou1.pri, whole genome shotgun sequence genomic DNA includes:
- the PSMC4 gene encoding 26S proteasome regulatory subunit 6B: MEEIGILVEKAQDEIPALSVSRPQTGLSFLGPEPEDLEDLYSRYKKLQQELEFLEVQEEYIKDEQKNLKKEFLHAQEEVKRIQSIPLVIGQFLEAVDQNTAIVGSTTGSNYYVRILSTIDRELLKPNASVALHKHSNALVDVLPPEADSSIMMLTSDQKPDVMYADIGGMDIQKQEVREAVELPLTHFELYKQIGIDPPRGVLMYGPPGCGKTMLAKAVAHHTTAAFIRVVGSEFVQKYLGEGPRMVRDVFRLAKENAPAIIFIDEIDAIATKRFDAQTGADREVQRILLELLNQMDGFDQNVNVKVIMATNRADTLDPALLRPGRLDRKIEFPLPDRRQKRLIFSTITSKMNLSEEVDLEDYVARPDKISGADINSICQESGMLAVRENRYIVLAKDFEKAYKTVIKKDEQEHEFYK; the protein is encoded by the exons ATGGAGGAGATAGGCATCTTGGTGGAGAAGGCTCAG GATGAGATACCAGCACTGTCTGTGTCCCGGCCCCAGACTGGCTTGTCCTTCTTGGGTCCTGAGCCTGAGGACTTGGAGGACCTGTATAGCCGCTACAAG AAGCTGCAACAAGAGCTGGAGTTCCTAGAGGTGCAGGAGGAATACATCAAAGATGAACAAAAGAACCTGAAGAAGGAATTCCTCCATGCCCAGGAGGAGGTGAAGCGAATCCAGAGCATCCCACTGGTCATTGGGCAATTTTTGGAGGCTGTGGATCAGAATACAGCCATCGTGGGCTCTACCacag GCTCTAACTATTATGTACGCATCCTGAGCACCATTGATCGAGAGCTGCTGAAGCCCAATGCCTCAGTGGCCCTCCACAAGCACAGCAATGCCCTGGTGGATGTGCTGCCTCCTGAGGCCGACAGCAGCATCATGATGCTTACCTCAG ACCAGAAGCCAGACGTGATGTATGCAGATATCGGGGGCATGGACATCCAGAAGCAGGAGGTGCGGGAGGCCGTGGAGCTCCCACTTACCCACTTCGAGCTCTACAAGCAG ATTGGCATCGATCCTCCCCGAGGCGTCCTCATGTATGGCCCACCTGGCTGTGGAAAGACTATGTTGGCAAAGGCTGTGGCACATCATACGACAG CTGCATTTATCCGAGTTGTGGGCTCAGAGTTTGTACAGAAATACCTGGGTGAGGGTCCCCGCATGGTCCGGGATGTGTTCCGCCTGGCCAAGGAGAATGCCCCTGCCATCATCTTCATAGATGAGATTGATGCCATTGCCACCAAGAGATTTGATGCCCAGACAGGGG CTGACAGGGAGGTTCAGAGAATCCTGCTGGAACTGCTGAATCAAATGGATGGATTCGACCAGAACGTCAATGTCAAG GTGATCATGGCCACAAACAGAGCAGACACCCTAGATCCAGCCCTGCTGCGGCCTGGACGCCTTGACCGAAAAATCGAATTTCCCCTACCTGACCGCCGTCAGAAAAGATTGATTTTTTCCACTATCACCAGCAAGATGAACCTTTCCGAGGAGGTTGACTTGGAAGATT ATGTGGCACGACCAGATAAGATTTCAGGAGCTGATATCAACTCCATTTGTCAGGAG AGCGGGATGTTGGCTGTCCGTGAGAACCGCTACATTGTCCTGGCCAAGGACTTCGAGAAAGCATACAAGACCGTCATAAAGAAGGACGAGCAAGAGCATGAGTTTTACAAAtga